The DNA region GTTGTGAGAATTGGTTCACTGAGTAAGTTCTTATTTTGAAGTCGGCGCAGGAAGCATATAGTTGATCTGTGTTTTTCCTAAAAGTCAGTGCTAACACTTCACCTCGCCTATCTTTGGTCGGAATAACCTTTACAGGCGCAAGCGATTCCGCGCTCCATATGATTAATTTCCTATCCCTTCCACCACTGACCACATACTTGCCATCTGGGGAAGCCGCTACAGTGAGTATTTCATCATAATGTCCTTCTGTCGTATTCTCGTATTCATGCACACTTTGGGGTTGAAACTTCGATCCTCCCGTGGTATATTTTAGCTTCGTTGGTCTTTTATCGAAATCGGTTATATCATATTTTGTTAATTGAAGACTTTTACTCACCGTGTAAGCATATATTTTCCCCTTGTCCTTATTGCTCGTCTGTCCATCGCCGTAACTGAATTTATTCATAGGTGGCTGATAACAGCTTATGCAAGTTAAGTTCGTTTCGCCCACTCGGGTGAAAGAAGTCTTAGCCTCTGACAGTAGTAAGCGGTCCGCAATGAATCTGTAAACGCGTCCCTGCTGCTCAGCTACGTCCTCCTTTAGCCTGGATGCTATAATATCTTCGTCCATAGCGCGTGCGTCGAAATTGTTGTAATCATCAGTATCCTCGTTTTGAGCAGAAGCATCTCCTAAAGAAGTGTGGCGATCCATTAATATACTTTTAGCGTCCTCTTTAAGGTTTTCCAAGTATTGCTTGGCtaatcttcttctcttatCCGCAGGATTCTCCCCCTCAAACTCGTCATTTGAGTCTAATTCCTCGCTATTGACGCCCTCCtcggcttcatcaattggGCCTGCATCCTCATTCGATGAGGGATCGGTGATATCCTCATCGTGAGGATCTGATGTTTGCTTTTCTTCCCtgatccttcttcttttaCTTCCAATTGGAGCCATTAGATACGCTCGTTCACGAATGCTAAATACCAGTACCAAAGGGAATATGTTATGCGCACAACCTAAAGCAACTGATCTTGACCATAATTAAAGTCATCTCATCGCCaatcttgaaatttttcacttcatATCACTAAGTACGCACGCACTTCGCCATGTCGCGTCACAAATTATTGACGTTTTTAATGGTGATCAATTATTTATTTGTTCTTCGAACCTGGCTTCTCTTGTCTCATTTATTTTCTTTACGAGAACTGGCAGTTCTGCCCTTTCTGCTATTTTAGTGGCAGCAATGAGCGCCTTATCCTGTTTTATCTCTTTGACAAGGGAAGTTGCCATTTCCATGTTCTGCTCAGCGCATGCACCGGCGAAGAGTCTTAACAGTGCCTTATCATAGGACCAATTTAGAGAGCTTAGAATCTCATTTTCATTTCCGAAAACCTCACCATCGTTCTCGATTGAATCTTTTAAAAGGTCGGAAAGAACTTTGGAGCGCAGGAGTTCCTCCTCAGCGGCCATAGTTGGAGGTATAGCAATCTCCTCATTTTGTTGTCCTCCTCCAGCCCCATCGGATGTCCCCTCTCCGATAGTATCTTCCGATTTTGATTTGCgcttctcttcctcttccacGATTCGACTTTTCACTAAAATCGGTATTCTCATTTCCATTTCAGACGGTAGAGGTAGTGGAAACTCGGGCCATATATTCTTTCCTTTGACCAATATACAATTCAGTGTATCGTAATTCAGACCCAGGGGCCAAACGTGGATCTGTGTGTTGTTTTTGCCACCAGACATTTTCCACAGTTCCATATTTGCGTCCAAGACCGGCAGCCATCTGCTTTCCGAAGGGGACCTCCACTTTGAAAGTAATAGAAGAACATTGTCGGAGCCGAAGAGGCATGGGTCGCCGTATGCAGAGAAAAacaagctcttcaaacCAAGGGGACTGAATTTGATGAACTGCTTATCGACATCACCCTCGGAAGTCAAATTGAGCTGAGGTAACGTCATCGGCAAAGGACACTCACGTTGATAGTATTTGGAGGCCGTTGGCGATAGCTCAAACAAAGAATAAGATATTCCGTGGTAAGGCGAGTAATGTACCGCAAAAACTTTGTAGTCTTGAGCTGCGAGTGCCACAACCGGTGAAACCTTTTCCACAGCCAGTGGGAGGCCATGCCGATTAAAGATTCTCATATACCCATGCGAAGACCCAACAAATATCCTGAAAGTTGTGGCCGCTATGCTAGTGATCCGTTCTCCATGCGTCAAAGGTATCATTTTTGTCCAATTCGAATGTATCATGTTATGCGATCTATAGTGCAGCATACCTGTCTTGGACTGTCCTAAGAGCGTACCCTCCTCATTCAATGAGCAAAGGTCATAGCCAAaaacatcttcaaagtgatATTCCCTGAAGCGTCCGATATCGAAAAAAGACACTGTGACACTGTTTTGTTCATTGTTTTTCACTACAGAAACGTAGCCGACGTTGTTCATTGTCATATACCTTCTGCCGCCACGACCAAATGGCGTAGCACCTGGAGACACTGGCTTATAACGAAATGAAGGATATTGAGAAACCGTGGTATTCGGAACTTGAGTAGTCAATTGAGCATTCGGTGAATGTTGATGTCTTTTTTTGTGAGAGACGTAACCTGCtccatcgtcatcgtctATGAACCCATCATCATTCTCGAACGGATATCTTCTCTTTCCTTCGTCAGCATTTTGAGTAAATATGCCTTCCGAGTCACTTTCCTCTGCTTGAATATCTACGTTAGCTGATGGCGCATCTATTTCGCTATCATCCAAATCTGAGTCCACAAAGAGAGCATTgtgttgctgttgttgctcCTTCGCCTTCCCATCACCATCCCCATTTCCTGCCAAAACCGATTCCACAATTCCTTTTATGTTAATTATATCGCCTGTCCATGTTCCAAGGATGATGTCGAGCGTTTTGTTGTCTGCTTGAGCTCTCCAAACGAAGTTTGTTATATTGTGCTTGAAGTTCTTCCTGTATACTATTTCTGAAGTATGCCAGTTCCAGATCAAAAGGCCGTTATTGATGTCAACAGAAGCGATATATGACCCAGTCAAGGGATCGAACTGCAAATCGATAAATTTCGCCACTGGAAGGACAGAGTCTTTCAGAGTTTTCATTAAGGCGTAGCCTTTTAcattgaagatcttgataGTGCAATCTGCACAAGGCAGGGCGAAATGAAAACCGTTCGGGTGCCAAGAGACGCGAGTGCAGATCCGATTCTCATCACAAAATTCGGGATCGTCGATGTTCTGTTCCCTTGCGTCATCCAACGAGTCAGGCCCAATGTTCACACTGCTTGCATTTAATGTCTCTGCCGAAGAGTCGTCATTTGGAAGACTCTTGTACGTATTTGCGGTAATATAGCCAGCTAATTCGTGCACTCTATGGGGTCTGGTCGACGAAACCGAAAAGAACTGAACCTTGCCGTTAATGAAGGATATAGAGAGGAGGTTTGTTTGCGGAGCATAGGACATTTGAGAAATCTGCTCCTCTACCTTAATTGAACTCTTCTTTAGAGTATCCTCTTCCAAGTCGATGACTAGTAGCTCCAGGTCATCACCGCCCAAAACGGCCGTCTTTCCTGAATGTATAATACAACCATCTCTCAGAGGTAGTGCTGACCTAGCCAAAAGTTTATCGCTTGCTGATGTGGGATCAAGCCTGAAAGCATCACCGTTCACAGTCGTGATCAAATAGCCGGCACTGGGATCGCATTTCACCGAGCTCAAGTTTTTTGATATTTCCAAAACCTCCGGTTCCTCTTCAGGTTTATCCACCTGTAGCAGTTTAGCCAATCCATTCTTACTAGCCACACATAACGTATTGTAATCCGGCGTTATAGCCACCAATGTCTTTCCTCCGTATTCGAAAACGGATTTATCAACAACGCTAGGCATTGTTTGAAATGTGCTGGATCTATTGGCTCGACTCAGGCTTCTCGAACCCACCTGAATATGCTAAGTTCGATcgatgttgaagaaactatCGTGTATCAGTAACGCGTCCGCGTTTGTTCTAAGAGCTTGACACATAGTATCAAAGAAAGTAGAAGAGTGATTGTTGCTAGAGGGTAAACTTTAGATTCTTCAAGGCCTGCTATCAGTTACTTGGCAAGATTCTTACGGCTTGCAGGCCTTAGGCAACATTGATAGAGCAGCTCGGAAGCTGATATGCATCTCTCAGACGAGGATGAGCTCAACCTAGAGCTGCCTAGGATCACAGAGGTCAACAGGGATCTATTCAGCAGCGAAGTGGAAAAACTCGACGACGACATCGAAGCTTTTGATGTCGATGAATTTTTGCTAAGGAACAATTGCAACTTCATGCCTCTTGATTTCCTCATAGGAGATTTATCAAAACTGTCGCAAGATATGGTCGAGGTGCTTCTGGAGAAGGTGACGACTAAGTACAATGACTACCTCGATTTTTGTGAGCCTTACATGAATGAAAAGAATCAGAATGTGGTCGAACTGCAAGAGACAATGGCAGATCTTAAAGGATTCCGAATGCGTTTGGAACAGCTATCCTGCAGGGACTTGGCAAGAACCCAGGAAGTAATCAGTGATGCAGTAGATTATCTTCGCAAATTGGATGAAATGTCGCGTCAGTTGCAAAGCCACCTGCAAATACCCGAAATGATCTACCTGGCGGGCCAAATAAGTAAGAGCCTTCATGCAATGTGTGGTACTGAGCCATTGGAGCAGCAATTGTGTACAGAACTTACAACCCAATTAGGTTCCCTGATACACAAAATTCGCTCGCAACTGGAAGAGCTGTCGGCTCTGGACTCTTCCTACGTACATCATCTGCGCAATGAGTACCACGGGCTGCTTCAGGGAGCTCAAATCTCGCTAAAGATTCTCACCGACAAGTGCCTCGAGGATGTTCACAATTACGAGCCTCTAGCACGGACCTTGTTGTCACTACTGTCAGCCAAGCCGCTCGACGAACCAAATCCATCAGACTCTACGTAAGCAAGTAAACTTTGCATCACTACACTGTTATGAAGCATATATCTAAGACGTAACGTGTGGTGTAACTTCAGCAACCGGACTTGGCGGCTACTAGCTAGTAACTTTGCAAAACAGACCACAGAGATCGAACAGCTCCAAAGCAGCAACTGATTCAAGAGAGAATAGTTAGTCGGTTGGTTAGGATACTGCAGCTCGACCCGTTTATTGCTGGAAGTTCGTTTAATTGACGCTGGCAAGGGTTTGACCGGTTTGCGCTAAGCATTTTAACGTAGCGGATCCCCGCCACGTTGCAATCAAAAAGCACATAGATTTGGTGCCTTTTCGAAGGCTGCTACGCTGTGGACAAGGCTTTTTGCGGATACATGGATGTCAAGGATTTCTTTCGCTTTGTTGGTCCTAAACCAGGGTACAGACACTCAATTTTGGACGCTGGAGAAAGGCCTCAGCTTACCCAGGTGCTTATCAATTCTTGGGAAATCATCAGATCCATTGAGCCTTGATTAAGCTCTCTTCTATCTGTTGATCTGGTGAAGCATCGCTTATTCAAGAGGTCTGAAATATCATCCACTACGAAAGACTGTCGATCTTTTACTGCTACGATTGAAGCATAAACATCAACTTCTATTCATCAAAAGATTGCAATTGGTAATCAGATAGGTGTCGACTGGGACTATATGTTCAGCTTTGGAGCTTCAAACAACAACACCGGCGGACAAGGGGCTGGCGGAAGCCTTTTTGGTAACAAACCTGGCGGTAGTACTTCCTTTGGATTTGGTCAAAACGCGGGCACTAGCACAcaaccacagcagcagagcGGTACCGGTTTCTCTTTTGGCAGTGGAAATCAAACAAATACCAATGCTGGAACGAACACAGGCCTTTTTGGGAGCTCTCAGCAAAACAATACGGGATCCGCCGGGTTGTTCGGGAGCCAACCGGGTACGACAACCGGTCTGTTCGGCAATAAGCCTACAGGAACAACAGGCTTGTTTGgacaacaacaacagcaacaacagcagcagcagcagccatTGACTGGCGGACTTTTTGGCAGCAGCAATCAGGGAGCAAGCAATACTCAAGGCGGATTATTTGGTAACTCAAATCAAACCTCTAACGCAAACCAAATAGGCGGTGGAGGGTTATTTGGTAGCAATCAAAACCAGAGCTCAACAGCTGGAGGTAGTACAACTGGAGGTAATCTCTTTGGGAATACAAATCAAAACCAGAACCCTGCAGGCAGCACAGGACTCTTTGGAAATGCAAATCAAGGTTCGGGAGGCGGGCTGTTTGGCAGCAATAATCAGAATCAACCTGGCAATACCGGAGTTGGAGGTTTTACAAGCACTGCAACAGGGGTCGCTGGAGGAGGGCTTTTTGGAAGCAAACCGACCGGGACTTCAAATGCTAGTGGCGGTCTCTTCGGAAGTAAGCCAGCTGAGACTGCAACGGGCGGATTGTTTGGGAATAAAAAAGCTAATAATCCTGTCGCAGGAGGTGGATTGTTTGGAAGTAAACCACAAACTGGAAGCCTTTTTGGCACAAGTACAACCAATAATGCGGGATTGTTTGGTGGTTCACAATCGCAGCAAAATCAAACCGGCGGGACAAATTTATCATCCCTGAATAACAACATCCAACCATCATTTCCCTGGTCGCAACCGCAGAATAATCAATCTAACttgcaacaacaacagcagcaacagcagcaacaacagcagcaacaacaacagcaacaacaacaacaacagcagcagcaacagcaacaacaatTGTTCACTTACCCCCAACAACTTCAGACCCAGCAGCAACTCTCAAACTACCCGCAGCAGATTCAAGAGCAGATCGTCAAATGCAAGAACTCGTGGGATCCAACTTCGAACAAAACAAAACTAAAAGCGTTTGTTTACAATAAGATCAATGAAGCTGATGCATTGGCGCTTAATAAACCAGCCAATATTCCCCAGGAAGAGTGGGATGAGGCAATGGATAGGAGACCGTCTTCGAACGTAGTACCAATGGAAGTCCTCGGATTTGAAGGACTCAATCAAAGAACGCAATTACAGCGGGAGAACGTCGCACAAGCGCGTGTTATACTGAATCAAATTCTAGAGAATGCAACGCAGCTGCAACAAAAGCATGAACTGGCCACAGCATCCAGAATTGTTAAAGCGAAATCAAGGAATACCCAGATAGTAAGGCGAATTCTGGAGCTGGGAACAAGATTGGCAATTCTTAAGAGTAGAGGTTTACCTTTGAGCGTCACTGAGGAGAAAATGTGGTCACAGTTCCAGTCTCTGCTAGAGCGCAGTAACGATCCCGCCGGTTTAGGTAAAACCAACGAACTATGGGCACGTCTTGCAGTTCTCAAGGAGCGTGCTAAGAGTCTGTCCGACCAGCTGGATAATACTTTGGTCGTGATCGCCGAGAATGGAGGCGGTATCTCGGACACACCTACCTACGGTAGAACTAATGACAAGACAGCggatgatgaagttgaaaagagaatCGACAAGATTGTTGAGACGTTAAGTAACCAGCAGCGCGGTATCCACTACCTGCACGAAGTCTTAGAGAAGGATCACAAGATCGTCGATAAAGTATTaaagagcagcagccgCGCTGCGTAGAACATCATTACGTAGTGCCTGAAAATGTATCATTAACTTGAAAGCCAGTCATTTAACCGAACCCTTTGAAACCATGCAATAGTAAATCAAGCCGTTCCTGATCTCTAGCGTCTGGCTCGACACCCTCTGCGACCACGTCGTGCAGCCATCTTTTGAGCGATCCTGGCATTGGATCGAAACCCTCGTATAAAACAGGCTTTATTCGCAGATAATTGCCCGTAGTTTGCTCATTAGCCTTTGTCACCAGTGACTTTTGGTTCACATTTGTAGGAGAACCCTCTGCGAAGAACCTACTACCTCTATGGTCTCTCAGATCGTATTGCGATCTTAGATTGCGACTATTAAGCGCCACCAGATTATTCTCGCTGGTGACTACGCTCCTCACTGGCTGGCTGTCGAATATCCAGTGCCCAATCTGAATCACAGCTGGTTGACCGTTTCTGTCTACGCTTGGCGCATGTTTCCGCTTGCTCCACTGCCTAGTGAGACGAGCTCGCAGGCTTTCCAGCCTCACATTGCTTGGCTCTAGCGTGAAATACTCCCCAATCGGCGGACACACGCCGCTCACAGCTGCTCTCTCTGCTTTACGACCCATCGTGATGCCTTTAATGCTGAACAGAACAGGCGAAAGCAGCCCCACATCGTAGCACGACAGCACCAGATCAAGCCCGGTATCCTGTCTCACAAGCGTATTGTACGCCTTGGAGAACGTAGGCCTAGCGTACAGCACTTTGCAGAGCTTACCAAGCTCCGAAGTGATGTGATGGCTCCACAGCATCTCGTTGGCAGCCGACTTACTCCCATGGAACAAAACCAGCTTCAGTATCACACAgtgctgctgaagaaaccCCAAGCTGGACGTCATCCTCCCTCAGCCTGCTCCAGCCTTGGCTAACCACAAGCTCGAGttttttcaactttcaTTAACAGTGATTCTATATATTTACATGATGGAAAGCAAAGCTACATATCCAATTCATTTCCACTgcctcttgatgaaatgcCACACCATAGGCGACAACCATAGCAGAGCACCAGCGTAAAAGGCGTTCATCAACGTCCTGTTGGTGGCCTGTTGatgcaatttcttctcctcttcagAGGGCTCTTGCTGAGGTAAACCGAACATCGTTCCAGTACGCTACGAGTCTCAGATTGATCTGGATAGGCCAGTTTGTTGTACTGACTGAGTTAgatgaaaagttttcaatTTTCCACTATAGAGAGTATGCTTCGTGTAGCTTAAAAAAAGGCTCTAAGCAAGGAACAACTATAAGATCTGAGCTTTAGGCCAAGTAGAGTCATTTTAGCTGTTGGACTGTTGAGATGAGTAGCGTTGACGGTATGGGGTTTGCGGAGCAATCGGTTTCGCCGCCAGCGATGGATCAGGAGAGCGGGAATGGGGTCAATAGCGGCGACGGCGAAAGACAGCGTAGACATATTGTCACGGAAGCATCAGATGATGAAGGGGAGGTTAGGAGGTTGCAGGAGATGCCGAGCGTGTCGGCCGGGGCGCTGGAGATCGACGGTTCGCACCGTAGTCGCCAGGAGTTGGAGGAGAAGCTGGACCGAATCGTGAAGAAGCCCAaggcaagaagaagtagaagggatgaagaggatttGGAGCAGTATTTGGACGAGAAGATCCTGAGACTGAAGGATGAGATGAATATAGCGGCGCAAATGGACATCGAAACGCTTAATAGGAGGATAGAGACGGGGGACAACTCGCTGATTGTCATGCAGAAGGTAAAGCTGTTGCCGAAAGTGGTGAATGTGCTGTCGAAGGCGAACTTGGCGGACACAATCCTGGACAACAATCTGCTGCAGAGTGTGAGGATCTGGTTGGAGCCGTTGCCGGACGGATCGTTGCCCTCGTTCGAGATTCAGAAGTCGCTGTTTGCAGCGCTGGAGAAGCTGCCCATCAAGACTGAGCACCTCAAGGAGAGCGGGCTGGGCAGGGTGGTCATCTTTTACACGAAATCGAAGAGAGTGGAGCCGCAATTGGCTAGGCTAGCGGACAGAATCATCGCAGAATGGACAAGGCCCATCATAGGGGCGTCGGATAACTACAGGGACAAGAGAATCATGCAGTTGGAGTTTGACGTGGAGAAATCGAGAAGGAAGGCCGCTCTCGATACGGCCAAGGtaagaaagaagaagtcggGCAAGCGCGCGTCCCCGGGCGGCTCCTCTGCTCAGTCACTGTATGAGCAGGCTGCCGCTAGACGGAATAGGGCGGCTGCCCCTGCTCAAACGACCACCGATTACAAATACGCGCCCGTGAGCAACCTGGGCTCGGTGTCCGGTACGGCCAGAACCGCTGGTGTCGGTTCCACCCTGAATAATAGCGAAATGTATAAGAGGTTGACCTCTAGGCTTAACAAGACCAAGAGGACCAAGTAAGTAGAATGTCTTAGGTAGTAATGCAAGTTGAGCGGAAGCTGATGTAAGATGTGCAACTTTAAAATTTATACATTTTCCTCAAGTTATTAGTAGACATAATCTGTTTGAAGGTCTTCACCATATCAAGGAAATTGCTGGAGACTAAGGTACAAAGAAAAAGACAAATGAGGCATCGGCACCATCGATTTCCTTTGACTGCTTATGATCTTggcttctccttcttctccttccaCAAAGCCAGCAAGGAGACACCAGAGACCTTAACGACCTTGAATCTGACACCTGGAATATCACCCTTAGCCTTACCCTTTCTACCGAAACCGGCTAGCAACACTTCGTcgttttcatcaacaaaGTTCAAACAACCATCGTTTGGAACAAACGCAGTGACCTTCTTaccgttcttgatcaattgaactCTGACACACTTTCTAATGGCCGAGTTTGGTTGCTTGGATTCAACACCCAACTTTTCCAACACGATACCTTTAGCGTGGGAAGAACCACCAAATGGAGAAGATTTGAAAGCAGTACCCAATaatctcttcttgtagTTGTTTTCGGCCCAACGGTTGTTTCTTCTGTGGACACGCAACTTTCTAGCGGAGTTCAAACCTCTTGGCTTACCCTTACCCATCTTTGGTTGTTGATATCTGTTCTTGGCTTTCTAGACACTAGATAAGGTCttgttcctcttcttcgattacactgtttcttcaatatctcATATCCAGAGTGTATTCCTCTACCGATCCACCGCCGCAGGCCCTATGCCGAGGTACCGAGGTGGTTGTCGCGCAGGCGGGCCCTCCTTCTGGCGGAAGGAGTGGGGAGAGCTCCGTCAGCCTAGCTCCCGCCTAGCTCCCGCCCAGCTCTCTCCAGCTCTGCCTAGCTTGGGCAGGGCTAGACGGCTTCTTGGCGCGGTGAGTCGATTTCCCGAGCGACGCAAAAAATTGAATGTTTTTTCTGTATTCTGGGTGTATGGGTTAGTTTCACAAACAGTCCCACGTATTTGTGTCAATCATCAATAATGTATACACACATTATGGACAGCACAACTAGCAAGGTCTTGAACGGATAGAGAGCCTAGATAGCTCGCTATGGCGGCGGGAAAGTCTGCAGATCAGTATTCAAGAATTTTGGTTGCGCGGTATCTGCGTGAGCATGGATTTAAGGACACATTGAAGGCTTTCTCGAGGGAGTGCTCGCAATCATTCCAAGAATTCACTGATGAACAGGCGTATGTTGAACCATTAGAGAAGATCGTTAGCGAGAGGATCGCATTTGCAGGTAAGGAGGTGGCGGAGCAGCTCAAGAGACTAGCGGTGGAGGACCCTGTCGACGCTGGCTACCAGGATGTCGTCCGGTTCCATAATGCAAGGTTCAGACCAGTAGAGTCCATCGTTGGCAAGACATCTTTGGCAATAGGTGCCCATTTTTGTGGAATTGAAGATAGCTTGTTTTTGTCGTATGCTGACCGGATGGTTGACAGGTACGACGGCCGCTGGCGGCTAGAGGACAAGCTGGATGTCTCCCAAGAGAAGTTTGGGGCGGTAAAGCTTTGTGGGACGATTTTGGACAGCCAAATCTACTACTTCTGCGGTCTTGATGGCTCCTTTGTTGCTTACGAAGATGCCGGTCCGAAGCTGCATTGCAGGTTGCATGAGCGAATGGTTACGCACATCCAGTTCTTCACTTTAGAGAGTGGCAAATCGTGGCTGATTGTATCGTGCGGCCTCGACAACTGCTTACGCGTGCACAGACTTGTGGCGACCCGAAATAGCATCTGGCTCGAGTCTATAGCCTCTGAGAAACAGTTGTCCGCTTGCACCTCTTTATTGGTCGCATCACAGAGCAGCGAGGTTCTAGCGTTTGTCACCAGAGCGGACCACACACATGTATTATGTTACAGGATTGCTTACGACGACCACAAGCTGGTGCTGAGTTACAGAATTGCTCTGAACACCGCAGAGTTCAGCactttctctttcaatgcAAGG from Torulaspora globosa chromosome 3, complete sequence includes:
- a CDS encoding uncharacterized protein (ancestral locus Anc_3.466), producing MAAGKSADQYSRILVARYLREHGFKDTLKAFSRECSQSFQEFTDEQAYVEPLEKIVSERIAFAGKEVAEQLKRLAVEDPVDAGYQDVVRFHNARFRPVESIVGKTSLAIGAHFCGIEDSLFLSYADRMVDRYDGRWRLEDKLDVSQEKFGAVKLCGTILDSQIYYFCGLDGSFVAYEDAGPKLHCRLHERMVTHIQFFTLESGKSWLIVSCGLDNCLRVHRLVATRNSIWLESIASEKQLSACTSLLVASQSSEVLAFVTRADHTHVLCYRIAYDDHKLVLSYRIALNTAEFSTFSFNARDMVFVGQKDKDGTPVVGEGCSLLVATSHVPYMRLIQVEIPLQVKDPTSTLYSQIIRNVPTEVEQDTYSEPILKLVPYSNEVLVGNSSGVYATCILTGRSRLLDLPVPRGSRVKCLDVSRDGRKLIVGLADKTVAAFDVVI